The Staphylococcus carnosus genome has a segment encoding these proteins:
- the tagD gene encoding glycerol-3-phosphate cytidylyltransferase, with amino-acid sequence MKRVITYGTYDLLHYGHIELLRRAREMGDYLIVALSSDEFNRIKNKKSYYNYEQRKMMLESIRYVDLVIPEENWGQKERDVERYDVDTFVMGHDWEGEFDFLKDKCEVIYLKRTEGISTTQIKKELYGKDAK; translated from the coding sequence ATGAAGCGTGTTATCACATATGGAACATATGACTTGTTGCATTATGGTCATATTGAACTACTTAGAAGAGCAAGAGAAATGGGCGACTATTTGATTGTTGCACTTTCTTCTGACGAATTTAATCGTATTAAAAATAAAAAATCATACTACAATTATGAACAACGTAAAATGATGTTAGAATCTATTCGTTATGTAGATCTTGTCATTCCCGAGGAAAACTGGGGACAAAAAGAACGTGATGTAGAACGTTATGATGTAGATACCTTTGTCATGGGACATGATTGGGAAGGCGAGTTTGACTTCCTTAAAGATAAGTGCGAAGTAATTTATCTTAAACGTACAGAAGGAATTTCTACGACTCAAATTAAGAAAGAACTTTATGGTAAAGATGCGAAGTAA